Part of the Nerophis lumbriciformis linkage group LG24, RoL_Nlum_v2.1, whole genome shotgun sequence genome, acgaagtggctggggagagggaagtctgggcttccctgcttaagctgctgcccccgcgacccgacctcggataagcggaagaagatggatggatggatggatggaattatttacttcaaaatgtaatgatttcacaatttaattatttaatcatgTATTTATTGATTCTACATTTTAATGATTGATTTCACAATTGAATtaattcatgtttaaattaattATTCCATGATTGAATGATGTACTTATTTCATGAACGTGTATGTCAGTGCTTCATGAATTTATTTGATCCGTCAAATTTAGCCATCAAAGTCAGGGGCCGGGACTAACTGGAATTTTGTCCATTGATTGTTGTGGAACGTTGGAAGTCTTTGCAAACATGGCGGCTAAGGAGGCTTTACTTGTACTTTTTGAGGAGATGCTGGTAGATATTTAAGAAGCAAGAGCTGCTGACCCAAAGCATGTAGCGCTAAACATAGAGGAATTTATTCCAGTTGTCTGAGTTATTTCCGCACTTTCTGACTGAGATATTTACCATGTACGCGGCCGCTACTCTGGTTCCAAGTCTACAGACAAGTGGACGTGCTGGGTAACCAATCAGGTGgtagccccgcccactgactttgacagATAAAAAACAtgttcatgaaataattaaatatatttatataattgtaattattttaatgaattatttatttaattaacacatttaggtaattatttaaatatttattattttatttcattctgtcccatttgaccctccatcaatttatgtaaaaattacatatgtttatgtatgcAGCAGATTTATCCTGTTCACAAATTCAGATTCATGGATTATTTCCTGAAAAGAACATGTTACTATAGAGCAGAAATAGACCCTTCTAATATTTCGAGtgagcattattatttttggagtctCACTCgattgtgtacctaatgaattgTTTGAATTAAGTGTGGTAAAAAATATTGATATGACAACATATATCGCTACACTTTTTCTAACGCTATATTGTTTTGTTTACGTCTTAAtatcaatgttttatttttatgtgCGGATTATAGCTGAAGAAACTTGatccacttttatttttatgtgCGGATTATAGCTGAAGAAACTTGATCCACTTTCTGTACAATTGCAAAATGGCAATGGATCATttgaattactttttttaaattaattattactgTTGTCAAGTGTAAATATTTACAACTTGTATTCGCAGCTGCATTTTTACATTTAGCAATGAACTATGTAGAATATCGCAATACTGTATTCAAGTATTGTGATGTGTATCGTATTGTGAAGACAATACCCAATCCTAATTCAAATACCTATTACTGCTTTGCATTGGAAGATGTGACCCAACAACCCAACACGTTCATAGAAGTCCAGTAaaacagcgccctctggtggATTATAATTGAAATTGCATGTGCCGCTGTAATGATGCAGGGGTGTCCAGCCTTTTCCCATTAAGTCAAAGTGTGCTGGGgtcattttgatatttatttaaaaatacagaaaaagtttaaaacagatattatatatatttaaagataaacctttgtgtcagctttgtgttataggtgattaTGTACAGTAATTTTAATTAtaagaacatttcagctttttctcattacattccgatttgttttgctcttttttcctacatttttgtttttttccctgtagaatgaaattaaatgtataacctagtgtgtcaaaaattctgcctttacaaaaaatgtatattaatttatacatttaacagttgtaatttttcaaatcaaTTAATTCATAACCAaccatatttttattgttatatttcaCAAGCTTGTAATATTTTAGataaggggtgtctaaactttttccaccaagggtcgcatactgaaaagtcaaagtatgcaggggccatttttagatttttttagttaaaaaaaaaaaagtactaaaaacagattatatttaaagaaaaaactttGTGTCAGCTCTGTGTTATAGGTAACTAAGTATATTATTTATCAGATTTTTCTCAATACattctgggttttttttcttctttatttcttACATTTTAGTGGGTCCCCCCCTCCGACAATATGCTGCGGGCCAACATAACTCAGTCTGTGGgcagcaaatggcccccgggccacactttggacaccactgtttAGGACAGTAAAACCACAACAAAATGATGATGACCAAGATTGATCTTCATTGTCTTTAAGGAACTACGGTCCAACCATCGCGGTGCAGAACGAGGCAGTGCAGCGAGGCTGCCAGCAGGTTCTGTGGCTGTACGGCGAGCAGGAGGAGATTACGGAGGTCGGCACCATGAACCTTTTCATCTACTGGACCAACAAGAACGGAGGTCAAAACACGTCTTTGTTTGCACGCTGAAAGTGTCAGAAAATAAGAGCAGTTTTGTTCTGTGTAAGCAGAGAAGGAGTTGCTGACACCACCGCTGGACGGCATCATCCTGCCTGGAGTCACCAGACAGTCTCTGCTGGACCTGGCCAGAACCTGGGTGAGCAAACTACCATGTGGACCGGAAGCAGCAAGTAGCTTGATGATGTTTGTTGTCAGCGTGAGTTTAAGGTGACAGAGCGCACGATGAGCATGAAGGAGCTGCTGGGAGCTGTGGACTCAGGACAGGTTCTGGAGGTGTTTGGGGCCGGGACCGCCTGTGTGGTGTGTCCAGTGGGCAGCCTTCTCTACAAGGGGAAGGTCAGTTATTTTCCCCCTTGTGCTCGAGCAAGTAAACACCTCACACACCTTTTTTGTCCATCAGACGTATGAGATCCCGACCATGCAGAATGGCCCCGACTTGGCCAAGAGGTTCTACAAAGAGCTTACTGATATACAGGTAACTTTGTGTACTTTTAAGTTCCTTTTAAATCGGGGGTGTCCAAGGTGCGGCCCAtagctcattttttaacggcccgtgacactttctaaaaatactattgggtagaaacaaaaaaagtggaataaaacagaaatgtaaggagaaaaagttgcaatgttgagtcTAATAACACAAAAAACTTGCTCAAATTGCTCAAAATTTACTAATTCAAGTcaattttatgaattattgaccttttcaaggctccaattatttctcaTCAAATAGTCAGCTTAAATATTTTGTGGGGCTGTGAATCTTCAGCcaccacacaattcgattcttggggcaaccattcgattcagaatcgattcactattcaaaatcaatacttttttaataacattgggttccAGTTCCTTGATTAATGACATTCCTCTATAAAATAAACAGATCTGATacgtttctatattacttaaaagaaaactggttttgtttaataaaattctacccaaacatttacttagctggacaagacagattttggggggggggtatttttaaaaatatatttttttaatgtttaaaaatcgtaattaaaaaaaaatttgcactACTAATATTGTTTGGCAGATAAAAaaacgttttctttgacaaaaaaggcataaatcaaacaaatttaaaaaacttaaaattgACCGATAaagtctgaagttgatcttgtgatttaagtgttgaaaaaatataatgtatgacttatttgtgACCCTTTTGGACCCATAAGAATTTGTGGGATTTATTTGTAGTCCTTGTTCaacaaaataatgaattaaaatgttataaattacttcatatcaaatttggatttttttaaggacaatattgcaatgttttagtcattaaaaaaaacaaggatttctttgacaaaaaaggcataaaatgtaaaaaaaaaaaaaaaagttttacttcaATTACCCAGTCAGATCTTAAGGTTGGCCACAGCATACTTTGATTTTTTATTTCGGACACCTCTGGTTTAAAAAGACGATGTCGCTTTCCAGAAGTTTCTCAGCTTGTTGACGCCCTCTCTTGTCTTTCCCAGTATGGACGCAAGGCGAGTGAATGGGCACCGCTGGTGGTTTAGTTTCTTTGCACAAAGTAGTCCAACAGTTACATCCCATAATTCCTTCTAACCACTAAAGTACTCCTATCCTCCTGCCACTAAGTGGTCGTCATAGAAACATCAGAATCTGGAGCAATATGAACAGTATGCAATGTTTGATGTgtttaccaatatatatatatagaatacatATATAGCACAATGTTACTCTTCCTATAACTGTAGTTGTGGCTTAGGAGTGCTGAGCTGCAATCCTTGTTTTTAAAACTGTTACATTGACACGTCATCATGGTTGTGGACCAAAAGGGGGCGCCACAACACTGCTGACGTCACTTTGCACTCCTGAGAGGCTTCCAGGTGGGACAAGCCAGTTTGAACTGCACAAAAACGCTGGAGATTAGAAGATTAGAGCAAAGCTGAATGTCTGCACTAGTTTATTGTGAGaacattatttaatttttaaatgttttgctcCTTCCTATGAAATTTGTCAGCAGTCTTCCAGTTCTCAGAAGTTTTTAAACCTCGTCTAAGTGCCTGCTGACAAATGTCCGTCAGCTTGTCTTTTAGTCCTTTCTTTGTATGTGCTGTTACCTTCAGTGAGCATGTTTTTACAATAAACTCCATTTGACTAGTCTTCAAAGATGCTGCACACAAatcttttttacctttttattagTGAAACTGAGGGAATTTAGAATCTGAGCTTCTGGAAGAACCACTTGTTCTTGCCCGTCTTATACCTGCAAACAAAGTAtacattatttatacatttaGGTGATAGTTTTGCGAGTAGACAAAGTACAAATATTCCCAATAAAGTGTCTCACCTCTCTTCAAACTTGACCTTAGCCTCCCTTCTGGCTTTGCATTTGAGAGCAGGATCCCTGAAGACATCCTTGTTGACAACAGTTTTGTCCAGAGGAATGTCCACAGAGTAtctgcaaatttaaaaaaaaaaatacatgttataCTTCCAGTGCTTTTTAAAGCCTCTAGTATTGGTCGACATCAATATTAACACAATAcattatcagcaggaatcatacatatttttatttagtgtggaatgttataaaaggtttgattaagtgaaattagtcaatcaGAACAATGGTATGTACGAAAAACACAAACCTGTTTATTAActatctggaatggacttatgcagtCTTCAAGTTAaaatggagtggtaattgtttttggtaacacctcatggccacaataattcatgaagttaagctcatgacagtAAGTTAAATGATGCAGATACGTTTGTTACCAGATACTTTCCAATATGTCTTGGAGATttagtatgtgtaagtaatatgcaactataattatttgatatttatattgacaaaagtgctccatgtgtgcattatcctttccatcctttgtaactgagctactgtgtggaacaatttcccttgtgaatcaataaagtttgtctaagtaaaagttttacactgcaatattgctcAGTGATTATGCATGCACTCTTAGTAGCCTGTAGGCAAGCATGtttatatttttgaaaatgacgAATTAAATGGAAGAAatagtgtgcttattggaggacatttagaggtTATCTGGCTGTACAGCTTTGCaaaagtcaacacgctgcaggactgcttgtatcgcacatgatatcacacattttaattttcctgagggaactctcctgaaggaatcaaccaAGTATCATCTATccatcacacattttacatgcaagccaatATCATCTGACTGTTATGATTAAGGACTGATATTAATATAAGATTGGGACACTACTAGTGTAAATAATCCAGGGGCGTACAAAGTGCAACATGTTAGATTCTAGTAAAATAAGCAGGAAACTACAGCAAAACAATacaatgtgacaagaaaaagatGACACAAAAACTAAGATTTGTTTTTAAGTATAAGTATAATTGTTTTAGCCTTTCAAATATTATACATGCTTCATAGCCAATTACACAAATTAGGCAATGGCGTCACTTTGACAGCGTCCCAGCAGCCACAGATTTCTGTTCTGTGGGACACACTGAACCTCATCTACCAGGTTAACAGTTGGCCTTCACGACTGCCAGAGTAACATCACTATTACAGCTACTCTGACAAAGAGAAATGCAAAGTAAGCTATTTGTGTTACATTTGTATGGCTAGAACCTAATCAATTGTAATTGTACTTCATTCACACAGCAGTCATTTTTTGTTTGTCAATAAATAGAGGCATGTCTGAATCAGACACTTATTGAGCCACCTTGTTGAGAGTGATCAAGAAACTTCTCCCTCACAtcgttcaacatttaaaccagcgAGGTGCTCACCTGGTAGGCATGAGGTGGTTGTAGTTGAACACTTTGACAAAAGCCTTGATCTTGGATCTCTTGGCAACCTTCTTCTTGCCCATGCTGTTGGTCACCTTGCGGGGGTAGCGGTCGATGCCTGCGACCAGAGCGTGGCTGTAAGGGCGGTCGGCCGTGCCATCATCGATATTCTTGGGAGGAAAAGAGCAATAAAGGCTTAACAAACATTACTTAAATGTCTgtcataataaaacattatttctGAGTAGGATACGTGGGGGAAAAAACAGAACTTCCATTTTTCTAAGTAAACTTACACAATTAAGAAGGGATTCAATACTTATTTTCCCCACTAGTATTAATTGTAGATATTGTCCAATGAAAAGCTATCTCCTTGACATGCCATAAATGCTGAAACCTGACCAGGATGCAATGAAAGATTGTAAGAAAGTTCTAAAATAAAAGTAGTAGAGTTATCAATATTGTGACAtagtagagttgtacggtatactggcacTAATAAAGTACCACAAAGGCACTATGCTGCCTTTCAAaaatacaatacttttttttgttgtggaCATGATGAGCAACATTGCTGGTAATATGAGCAGAGTCAAAAacaaacagacagacagacagaagagggagaatggacgtattttgtctttaaaactaacaaaggtgaagctataaacactgaagcgcaGCTCTGCAAGCAGTGCCTTTCAACATTGCCAGCATGCGGCTAACATCCCTCTACAGTATTTATCTACTTCATCACTAATTCTTGCCTCCATAGCGACAAATAAActttgtttcttacaagtatcatccgtgcaggacaaggaatagctaaacatgcttcactaaacaCTGTAGTAGGATACAATGGCTAACCGCTAACAACAAGCTGGCGCTCCTGAATATAAACAAATGGGTGGCTCTATACAAATATTGACTACAAGAGCCATATATAGTCAATAATTACAttaatatttctaaaaaaaataccaaatatTATTGTTTAGAAACTAAGGAAAACGAGAACTTTTTGACCTATGTATGACCCTGAAATTATTTGGTATTGGAACCACACCcgcatttgtagtatcacccaaatcCTATGTAGGacatccaaacaagagaagaataagtgatttttacatttaaacagaagtgtagatagaacatgttcaaacaggaaGTCTAATCTGATTGTCTCTGGGACGCATCGACAGGCAGAAATATTTTCCGGGCAACAATGTTACTTCAGACCTTTCATATGATATCAAGAGTCCTCAGATTTGACAACAGAGATACCAGAGCAAGATCTGACAAGCTTGCCCCCATCAGGGATGTCTGGGACAGATGGGTGAAGCTCCTTCCACTGATGTTCAACCCAGGGCCAGAGGTGACAGTGGATGAACGTCTTGTCCCTTTCCGAGGAAAATGCCCCTTCCGACAATACATACCCAGTAAGCCAGGGAAGTATGGCATAAAATCTGGGCAGCCTGTGATGCAAAAACCAGTTATGCCTGGAATCTACAGATTTACACAGGCAAAGCTGCGAGTGGCATCCCTGAGAAAAACCAAGGAAAACGTGTGGTCCTTGATATGACTACTGGACTGCAGGGTCACAATATCACTTGTGACCATTTCTTTACCAGCTATGACTTTGGACAATAACTTCTCAGGAGGAAACTAACCATGGTGGGCACAGTGAAGAAAAATAAACCTgagattattattagttttggaaCTAGTAATCTATTTCTATTGGTTTGATTTGCTTGATTggttgttgtttgtttgaccatgcaaatctatattttgttatagttctgcttttcattttgtttgttttaaagttctgttgctgaaaaaatactttttagcctttttcttgaagtaaatatatatgggtcGAAATTGACCCGTAACACCATATATGTTactatagttaccgtattttccgcaccattagccgcacctaaaaaccacaaatttactcaaaagctgacagtgcggcttttaacccggtgcgctttatatatggattaatattacgattcattttcataaagtttcgatctcgcaacttcggtaaacagccgccatcttttttcccggtagaacaggacgCGCTTctccttctacgcaagcaaccgccaaggtaagcacccgcccccatagaacaggaagcgcttcttcttctactgtaagcaaccacccgccccggaagaagaagaagtgaaatggctcctattaagtgtgttgtctgtctaattataaataatgcagacgaggcgtgttaactgagttctcaacgtttactcacagcgtgctcataaccacattctaactgccagcatacaacaacgcttctcagggctaccgcgcatgctcgtcactatcgttgcatgctgggtagtgtagttgttatatttgctagctcataacatcacattgagagacacgcttacgcgcttaattcaatactcaccgtcattccgggtggattgacaaaagacctccagccgctagatattggtgtcaacagggcattcgaagctagactgctaactgcgtgggaacaatggatgaccgaaggcgaacacaccttcactaagacagaggcagcgccggacgacattcgcccaacttttcaattcggacaccgaaggagaaaaattcgagggatttatgaatgaagaataacttcagaaagtgagcgttatgtttattttgtgtgttgtgacattaacgttcgagcaacattatgttgctattgctctgcactattttgaattttactatgtttgtgattgcacatttgcgtacattttgggacagagttgttagaacgctggtttttaatatattattaaagtttgactgacctatctgactgtttttttgacattccctttagcgcagcgtaggcgcggcttatagtccggggcggcttattggtggacaaagttatgaaatatgccattcattgaaggtgcggctaataatacggtgcgccttatagtgcggaaaatacggtagttaatattattaaaatgaaaaaaataataaaataaatgtatttaagagatgtgttctaataccCCTCAGTAATAATcaggtaacacaacaaccttttatttatttatacgattctcttgaggttcattttaccattttttttattgaaatcgaggggtatactgacaaaaaaaaggcccaatggcccacaccaaaaatattaaaaccaatattttcatggataaggaagcctaacatggtaaccaagagatgagaaacaaattgaatgatagataattgtttttagtgtattttacagctgatttaagacatgggtcaaaaccgacccgttaacataagagatggtaacagaaagctaacacaagaggaaggttaaTTGGAGTAGAAAAAAAGCGTACGTTTagcaaatcatattttttttctattaaataaagccatttgtggtcccctttattttgaaatctatcgaaatacatgttggcACTGGCACGGAAATATATGTAGTGGGACAATCCTACATTTAAGGTCAGCAAAGTTTATTTACCTTCACGATGACAGCTTTGCGGCCGGCGTAGCGTCCAGCGAGGACCATCACCACCTTCCCCGGCTTCATAAACTTGCCCATGCCTGGATGCAACAACCCACAGGTAATCATTTAACACGTAATCAACATGACAAATACACAAAGTAACACCAGTCTCGCTGCTAACTGACGAGCGAGCTATGTTAGCATTATAGGTTTTTGGGGCTAACAGCGACGTTTGAGATTCTTGACTAACACTCAAGTATATACTGGAACAATATTAACACTTTTGGGAAACGTTACATAGCGCGTTCCTGCcaagatatatatttttgttttagttaAGCTGTTAAAAGTGTGGTTACATTAGGAAGGCCGCCATGTTAGAATGAACGCTGGGCGAGCCTCGCAATAAAGGATACTTTTCATGCCTTATCTGCAACAAATCCAGCAACATGGCAATCTTGTCTAGTGTAACAAGGTTTATATATTATGTCCGCGGCGATGAAACATTTAAACTGCCAAGATTCAACGCGATGTTTCGAGATTGTTGCATGGGAATTTTCACTCACTGATGCTGTTCTACGGCCTCCAATGGCAGGAAAGGAAGTAGTAAAGGTTTCTGTCAACTTTGACCCTCACATGGAAACGTCACTTCCGGAAGTCTGTTTATATGCCGCCATTCTTTAATATACTGTTATATATGcatctatatatatttaccatTGTTGTATACATTATGAAAGCCCATTTccattattatcacggtattgttgtgCTGGAAAAAGTACTCATGCACATATATAAccacgttttattaaaaaaaaaaaaaacactataaaaaaaccacacaatatacttttttgGAAGCTTAAATATGTCATATAGTAAATATTGTTCTTGCTACCTAAAATCAATGCTATTTCTATctgagtgtttaaatatgtttatcgtctttcgttttaatttgtaaaaaaaaaaaagtttgtttgataAATAACAAACGAGTGTTGCGTGCGTCATGTtcagtttatgtgacgtcactaGAGATGGGCTTTATGGCTCTTTAAAGGGAGCTGGATCTTGTGAAgccgttcctttcaaagagccgttcaaaacattggcttgttttatactttttatagtatatttttttgctgttttttaagcaACATAACAATTACTGGTAGCTGTCATTAGATACAATGTGGATCAGAATCATTTAAGTTTACACAAATGTTACTGTATTGGtaagaattattctgaaatattggctataaattgcattttttgtttttactgtaaatagtcTTGAAGTTGGTCCCATATTCCTAGGCTTGACAGCGATATCACTATTTAAAATTTTTCACAAACCTAAATCATTTTGTAACATTTTAttaatgttgattaaaaaaaaagtatacaaaaCAGTAAGCATAAAATCTAAAAGTGTAAATAAAATTAGAATACAAATTTGATAAGAATAAGAATGTAAATACAACATTTTACTACCCTACCTAGTGTGTGTCCACTTGACCTACATCAGAACAATGAACcataaaagttttttgttttttttaaagtaacatttaaaaaaaaaaataaacaagcaaaaaaatttaaataaaactagttttaaaaagtttcattttttttttgttcagttttcattCGGGTGACATTGTATCTGCATGTGCATAAAAACGGCTCACAGCTGTCTGCGAATCTCTTCTAATTGTTAACTTAAAAgaaccgttcaaaagactcgattcgTTCACGATGGTCACATTTCTAGACTTCCTGCAATTCACTTTCTGCTGTTGTATTGCTTCAAGTATTGATCCATCTCTTTGTCTGAGAGCACATTCTGTAGGTTTAACGTACACAATTATGTatctagttgctcagacagtaatgtgtttgtatACGTTTGGATTGGGGAGTGTTGTTTCTTAGTGGGGAAAGAtggtaatgtctcttgttttcatgctaGCACTTGCGCTAGGTATGAGCAGTGTTACCGGTCTGTGAGTTTATTTAAGGGTTATCAATCGGTTTTACGATCATTTTAACTTGAAATGGTAATACTAACTATAGGAAGGTTATCataataccgtttatcgttacatccctaactgTGAAGATGATAGGTGATATGTGACACTATTCACGACTGGTGACATTTTTTCTTCACCATTTAATTAATAAGCCATTAATAATGTTGAATGCAGTAAAATAAAATGATTACTCATAAGAAgcacaacaaaaacatatttaatcAGTTTAAAATTGCTCCACAACTGCATGAAACAGAATGACAATGtggaaaatataaattaaatattttgatATATGTTTAGTGTTTGAGATGAAGACATAATACAGTAATATTATGAATAGCTGCATTACAGAAATCAGCCTGGCTACTGTTACTTGACTGAATAATGAATACATGCTGCAATGGTTCACCTTTAAAGCTAAAACATGCTtcaataaataattgtgtatatgAATACCAGCATCACAGGGCAAATAACAGTTGGCATAAACATGATCTATCAAACTGTCAATGATCAAATAGGTTTCCTGTtgcacaaaaaatatgttttagcgTGGATATCACTACAGTAAACACTTTAATAGCATCTGCGGTTTTTACATTCAGGGAGAAGATATGGTACTTCATTATAGGGTGCACAAAACATAGATTCCCAGCTGAATCAAAAATCGTATTCATCCCGGTTCTAAATAGatttacaattttcaaaaattgatttaaaaaaaatatattacttttttttttataagaatcatttttttataagaatcttttttttataagaatctttttttttaaaagacggtcataggccatctccatgcaaccagaaggagcttttctaacttcTGACTTTTTT contains:
- the rpl27 gene encoding large ribosomal subunit protein eL27, producing MGKFMKPGKVVMVLAGRYAGRKAVIVKNIDDGTADRPYSHALVAGIDRYPRKVTNSMGKKKVAKRSKIKAFVKVFNYNHLMPTRYSVDIPLDKTVVNKDVFRDPALKCKARREAKVKFEERYKTGKNKWFFQKLRF